A single window of Mytilus trossulus isolate FHL-02 unplaced genomic scaffold, PNRI_Mtr1.1.1.hap1 h1tg000211l__unscaffolded, whole genome shotgun sequence DNA harbors:
- the LOC134701035 gene encoding uncharacterized protein LOC134701035 produces the protein MLPVLLIYTTVALKVTAQMNITPLGNATSSSVYYWGKPQHAIEPPESNKWSPHKCTHTLNGKTEAWWMFTFSFGYAYITDIKIYYREHFAYRMDGFKIYVTNTSTIPPDGYLCYEDPDPGLPNITQTIPCFQLGQYVIYYDTKGDGTYGNWGPTVELCYVAIEECPPSYYGNLCQNRCPVNCSGPCDLETGQCTYGCINGRFGETCELECPPSYYGNLCQSRCPLNCSGPCDLETGQCTYGCINGRFGETCELECLSFIADKKYFALAMKENPPDIVGGVKNKNNILMNNVLPTQR, from the exons ATGTTGCCAGTATTACTTATCTACACAACTGTAGCGTTAAAAGTCACAGCACAGA TGAACATCACCCCATTGGGAAATGCTACATCAAGTTCAGTGTATTACTGGGGTAAACCACAACATGCGATAGAGCCACCTGAATCAAACAAATGGAGTCCTCATAAATGTACACACACACTTAATGGTAAAACGGAAGCTTGGTGGATGTTCACATTTTCTTTTGGATATGCATACATTacagatataaaaatatactaCAGAGAACATT tTGCTTACCGGATGGATGGATTCAAAATATACGTTACCAACACTTCAACTATTCCACCTGATGGTTATCTTTGTTATGAAGATCCTGATCCAGGTCTTCCAAACATCACTCAGACTATACCTTGTTTTCAACTTGGAcaatatgttatttattatgACACTAAAGGAGATGGAACATATGGAAACTGGGGGCCTACAGTTGAATTGTGCTACGTTGCAATTGAAG AATGTCCGCCTTCATATTATGGCAATCTTTGTCAAAATAGATGTCCGGTGAACTGTAGTGGACCATGTGATCTTGAGACTGGACAATGTACTTATGGATGCATCAATGGAAGGTTTGGTGAAACATGTGAACTAg aatGTCCGCCTTCATATTATGGCAATCTTTGTCAAAGTAGATGTCCATTGAACTGTAGTGGACCATGTGATCTTGAGACTGGACAATGTACTTATGGATGCATCAATGGAAGGTTTGGTGAAACATGTGAActag AATGTTTATCATTCATAGCTGAcaagaaatattttgcattagCAATGAAAGAAAATCCACCAGATATAGTTGGAGgcgttaaaaacaaaaataacatactT atgAACAATGTTTTACCGACTCAAAGATGA
- the LOC134701042 gene encoding plexin-B-like: MLDKIGDDFNIDSDVLQSWKNEMYATRILAPLIGKPDILFDVNVPGHVGPCLDILRQVFVESFTQTAHKVNKDSPTQKLLFHKDVPRYRKLIGPFFKGIEPVNDQAFWSEIYELSNKQKAELKFNRQLTFQQLYDLFIGKYRSEILDDFEDMEESRDLQFAKKVEEIIDLMEECSKNS, translated from the exons ATGTTGGATAAAATTGGAGATGACTTTAACATTGATTCAGACGTACTACAATCATGGAAAAATGAGAT gTATGCTACACGAATTTTGGCTCCATTGATTGGTAAACCAGACATACTGTTTGACGTTAATGTGCCTGGACATGTCGGGCCATGTTTGGACATTCTAAGACAAGTGTTTGTAGAAAGCTTCACGCAAACAGCTCACAAAGTAAACAAG GATTCACCAACACAGAAATTATTGTTCCATAAAGATGTACCAAGATACAGAAAACTCATAGGTCCTTTCTTTAAAGGGATAGAGCCAGTCAATGATCAGGCATTCTGGAGTGAAATATACGAACTATCAAAT aAACAGAAAGCAGAATTGAAGTTCAATAGACAGTTGACTTTTCAACAGCTATATGATTTGTTCATTGGAAAGTACAGAAGTGAA atacttGACGATTTTGAGGATATGGAAGAAAGCAGAGACCTCCAATTTGCCAAAAAGGTTGAAGAAATCATAGATTTGATGGAAGAATGTTCtaaaaattcataa